A region from the Vicia villosa cultivar HV-30 ecotype Madison, WI linkage group LG3, Vvil1.0, whole genome shotgun sequence genome encodes:
- the LOC131662029 gene encoding serine hydroxymethyltransferase 7-like: MDASAGLSLGLNASSSPSHTGSSTASLSDSSFSLNLNSKSNQSLSWRLLHEKQHNVGVVKKQEPEEDDDDGVVDGEKSETIDFMGRPVCLKRKIEGYYKQEEPSLSLKRVTVDSKASVSWGNQPLSVADPEIFMIMEKEKLRQFKGIELIASENFVCRAVMEALGSHLTNKYSEGMPGAKYYTGNQYIDQLEFLCCERALNAFGLDSKKWGVNVQPYSCTSANFAVYTGLLNPGDRIMGLDSPSGGHLSHGFYTHGGKKVSAASIFFETLSYKVNPLTGYIDYDKLEDKAADYRPKILICGGSSYPREWDYARFRKIADKCGAVLMCDMAHISGLVAAKEVACPFDYCDIVTSTTHKSLRGPRGGIVFYRRGTKPSKKCFILNHRDDNSTYDYEEKINFALYPSLQGGPHNNHIAALAIALKQVATPEYKAYMQQVKRNAQALATALLKRKCRLVTDGTDNHLLLWDINALGLIDRNYEKVCEACHITLNKCAIYGSISSGGVRIGTPAMTSRGCLEEDFDTIADFLLRAAQITSIIQREHGKSCKDFLKGLQNNKDIFDLRNRVETFGSQFEMPGFNI, encoded by the exons ATGGATGCTAGTGCGGGTTTATCTCTCGGGTTGAATGCTTCATCTTCGCCATCTCATACAGGTTCATCAACTGCTTCACTCAGTGATAGTTCCTTTTCGTTGAATTTGAATTCCAAATCGAACCAATCTCTGTCATGGCGTTTACTGCATGAGAAACAACACAATGTTGGTGTTGTGAAAAAGCAAGAGCCGGAAGAGGATGACGATGATGGAGTTGTTGATGGTGAGAAAAGTGAAACTATTGATTTTATGGGTAGGCCTGTGTGTTTGAAGAGGAAAATTGAGGGGTATTATAAGCAAGAGGAGCCGAGTTTATCGTTGAAGCGTGTCACGGTGGATTCTAAGGCTTCTGTGAGTTGGGGGAACCAGCCGCTGAGTGTGGCTGATCCTGAGATATTTATGATTATGGAGAAGGAGAAGTTGAGGCAGTTTAAAGGGATTGAGTTGATTGCTTCTGAGAATTTTGTATGCAGGGCGGTGATGGAAGCCCTTGGGAGTCATTTGACTAATAAATACTCTGAGGGGATGCCGGGGGCGAAATACTATACTGGGAATCAGTACATTGATCAGCTTGAGTTTCTGTGTTGTGAACGTGCGTTGAATGCGTTTGGTCTTGATTCGAAAAAGTGGGGTGTTAATGTTCAGCCTTATTCATGTACTTCTGCAAATTTTGCTGTTTATACTGGTCTTTTGAATCCGGGAGATAGGATTATGGGTTTGGATTCACCTTCTGGTGGACATTTGAGTCATGGGTTTTATACTCATGGTGGGAAGAAGGTTTCTGCAGCGTCTATATTTTTCGAGACTTTGTCTTATAAGGTTAATCCTTTGACGGGGTACATTGATTATGATAAGCTTGAGGACAAAGCAGCAGATTATAGACCTAAGATTCTTATCTGTGGGGGAAGTTCTTATCCTAGAGAATGGGATTATGCAAGGTTTAGGAAGATTGCTGATAAATGTGGAGCTGTTTTGATGTGTGATATGGCGCATATTAGTGGCCTTGTTGCTGCTAAG GAAGTTGCTTGTCCATTTGATTACTGTGATATTGTAACCTCAACTACCCACAAAAGTCTTCGAGGTCCAAGAGGAGGCATCGTCTTTTACAGAAGAGGAACAAAACCATCAAAGAAATGTTTTATTCTTAATCACAGGGATGATAATAGCACTTATGATTATGAGGAGAAGATAAACTTTGCTTTATATCCATCCTTACAAGGAGGTCCCCACAATAATCACATTGCTGCTCTTGCCATAGCTTTGAAACAAGTTGCAACCCCAGAGTATAAAGCATACATGCAGCAGGTTAAAAGAAATGCACAGGCATTAGCAACTGCGTTGTTGAAAAGAAAATGCAGATTGGTAACAGATGGGACTGACAATCATCTTTTGCTCTGGGATATAAATGCACTCGGCTTGATTG ACAGAAACTATGAGAAAGTCTGCGAGGCGTGTCACATCACTCTTAATAAGTGTGCCATCTATGGTTCTATTTCTTCTGGAGGAGTGAGAATTG GCACTCCTGCAATGACATCACGAGGCTGTTTAGAGGAGGATTTTGACACCATAGCCGATTTTCTTCTGAGGGCAGCTCAGATTACCAGCATTATACAGAGGGAACATGGTAAATCATGCAAGGATTTTCTCAAGGGTCTTCagaataataaagatatttttgaCCTCAGAAATCGGGTTGAGACATTTGGTTCCCAGTTTGAAATGCCAGGATTCAATATTTGA
- the LOC131658401 gene encoding uncharacterized protein LOC131658401 produces MVKEFRPISCCTVIYKIISRILAARLGGILSSITHKSQAAFILGDTQSIQMVMEAFSNFSKSTGLKAYSAKCVVYFGNVDQQTRNEIQVITEFKEGPMPFRHLSIPLTSRKLSIGHCLLLCIPLSKTVRMVEAICRTFLWTGCEQISRKTPIAWHKAILKYREEVRHKQE; encoded by the exons ATGGTCAAAGAATTCAGGCCTATTTCCTGTTGCACTGTCATTTATAAAATCATATCTAGAATTCTCGCTGCCAGGTTGGGAGGAATTCTTAGTAGCATCACACACAAGAGCCAGGCTGCCTTCATACTTG GTGACACTCAATCTATCCAAATGGTTATGGAAGCTTTCAGCAACTTCTCCAAATCAACAGGTTTGAAGGCCTACTCAGCTAAGTGTGTGGTGTATTTTGGAAATGTCGACCAACAAACCAGAAATGAGATACAAGTCATCACTGAGTTCAAAGAAGGCCCTATGCCATTTAGACATCTTAGCATCCCCTTAACCAGCAGGAAACTATCTATTGGGCACTGCTTACTTCTG TGCATACCACTGTCAAAAACTGTTAGAATGGTTGAAGCCATTTGTCGGACCTTCCTATGGACTGGTTGTGAGCAGATATCTAGGAAGACACCAATAGCTTGGCACAAG GCAATTCTTAAATATAGAGAGGAAGTAAGGCATAAGCAAGAGTAG
- the LOC131662032 gene encoding uncharacterized protein LOC131662032: protein MATSLSNQILLGCSCSSTSFSSKSRQKPNFARFPSRPFSASNTVLGFPAPFSSLHPTSLFASSQINNETEEIQIDEDRKTLPSLAILIESYKKAFLTGNEKIASEIEGTIQLKQNEKVKLVQKVSTLSDDKVSVKEQYLRLQADFDNFRKRFDKERVGIRSDAQQGFIKKLLLMADSFERVKRQIEVATEKEKKIDVSYQSIYKQFVETLRSHQVSVVATVGKPFNPLLHEAIGREESEVFKEGIIIKESRRGFVLKDKVLRPAFVKVSSGPGNKKSSVTPAKSVEQPSTAARIDER, encoded by the exons ATGGCTACTTCTCTCTCGAATCAAATTCTACTAggttgttcatgttcttctacTTCATTCTCTTCCAAATCTCGTCAAAAACCCAATTTCGCACGCTTTCCATCTCGCCCCTTTTCCGCCTCCAACACTGTCTTAGGGTTTCCAGCCCCCTTTTCCTCTCTCCATCCAACCTCACTCTTCGCTTCTTCCCAA ATAAATAACGAAACAGAAGAGattcaaattgatgaagatagaaaaactttACCCAGCTTAGCGATTCTTATTGAATCATACAAGAAAGCCTTTCTTACCGGCAACGAAAAGATTGCATCAGAGATTGAAGGAACAATACAATTAAAGCAGAATGAAAAGGTTAAATTGGTTCAGAAAGTATCTACTCTATCGGATGATAAGGTTTCGGTTAAGGAGCAATATCTTCGCTTACAAGCGGATTTTGATAACTTTAGGAAAAGATTTGACAAGGAAAGAGTTGGGATTCGATCGGATGCGCAACAGGGGTTCATTAAGAAGCTTTTGTTGATGGCGGATAGTTTTGAGAGAGTTAAGCGACAAATTGAAGTGGCGacggagaaagagaagaagattgATGTGAGTTATCAGAGTATTTATAAGCAGTTTGTTGAGACTTTGAGGAGTCATCAGGTTTCTGTTGTAGCAACCGTTGGCAAGCCTTTTAATCCGTTG CTACATGAAGCCATTGGACGTGAGGAGTCCGAAGTGTTCAAGGAAGGGATTATAATTAAAGAATCCCGACGAGGTTTTGTGCTTAAAGATAAGGTTTTAAGGCCAGCATTTGTGAAGGTTTCCTCAGGTCCTGGGAATAAGAAATCTTCAGTGACACCTGCCAAGTCCGTGGAGCAGCCTTCAACAGCAGCTAGAATTGATGAAAGATAA